The sequence TCCAGCAGGGCGCACTGGACGAGGGCCTGCGCAAGACGAGTGCCGATGCCCTGATCGACGTCGGGTTTGACGGCTATGCCATCGGCGGGCTGGCGGTCGGCGAGGGGCAGGAGGCGATGTTTGCCACGCTCGATTTCGCGCCGCAGCAGTTACCGGCCGACCGGCCGCGCTACCTGATGGGCGTCGGCAAGCCTGACGATCTGGTGGGAGCGGTCGAGCGCGGGGTCGATATGTTCGATTGCGTGCTGCCGACGCGCTCGGGCCGCAATGGGCAGGCGTTTACCTGGAACGGGCCACTCAACATGCGCAATGCGCGCCACGCCGAGGACATGGGTCCGCTGGACGAACGCTGCCCGTGCCCTGTCTGCACCAAGTACAGCCGCGCCTATCTGCATCACCTTCACAAGTCGGGCGAAATGCTCGGTGCCATGCTGCTGACCGAGCACAACCTGTGGTTCTACCAGCAGTTGATGGCGGGTATGCGCGCGGCGATCGCCGAAGGGCGGTTCGCAGGCTTTGCAGCAGATTTCCGGCGAGACTACTTCGCGCGCTAGGCGGCGATGCCTTCGGGGTCGTTCTCGAAGCCCGGCTGGCCAACCTCAAGGCGCGTGTCCTTGTAAGCGTAGAACATGCCCGTGCGCTCCTCGAGGAATCCGGCGCCGATGGCGAATGCCTGACGCTGGGCAGTGAGCAGATCGGGATACCATTTGCCGGTGCGGTGCGGAGTGACGTAGCGAAAGTGCGACATGCCAGTGCAATGGTCACCGCGCTCGTAAGTTCCCCGTCAAACTTCAAATTTATGCTGCAAAAACAAAATACAACGCGGCGGTCACAAATGCGAAAAAGGCGGAGCTTGCGCCCCGCCTTCTCGTGTTCCGAAAGGACCGTAAATCAGCGCGAGTAGAACTCGACGACCAGATTCGGTTCCATCTTGACCGGGTAAGGCACTTCATCGAGCGTAGGCACGCGGGTGAAGGTGACCTTGTCGCCATCGGCAGTGGCCACGTAGTCAGGAACTTCACGCTCAGGCAGGGTCTGCGCTTCGGCGATGAGGGCCATTTCCTTGGCCTTCTTGCCGAGGCTGATCACGTCACCCGGGCGAACGCGGCGCGAGGCGATGTTGCACTTCACGCCGTTGACGTAGATGTGGCCGTGCGAAACGATCTGGCGAGCCGAGAACACGGTAGGCGCGAACTTGGCGCGGTACACGACCATGTCGAGGCGCTGTTCGAGCAGGCCGATCAGGTTCTGACCGGTATCGCCCTTCATCTTCGACGCTTCCTGATAGGTGCGCTTGAACTGCTTCTCGGTCACATCGCCGTAGTAGCCCTTGAGCTTCTGCTTGGCGCGGAGCTGGATGCCGAAGTCCGAGACCTTGCTCTTGCGGCGCTGGCCGTGCTGGCCGGGACCATACGAGCGACGGTTCACCGACGACTTGGGACGGCCCCAGATGTTTTCGCCAAGGCGGCGATCAATTTTGTACTTCGATGACTTGCGCTTGGACATGCGCTATCCTTCAATTTGCAACGCACCGGCAACTGCGCCGATGCTTCAAGTCCCGGAACCGCACCATTCTGCCGATATGCAGAATGCGGCCACCGCTTCACCGGGAGTGCGAGGCCAATTGCGAAGCGCGGCCAAGAACAGACATTTAATCCATTGTCAAGGGCAGCGGGCATAGACAGGCGGCGGAATATAGGGTGCTGTTGAAAATGATGCACGAGAGGCCGCCTCGTCCTGAACACAGCGCTCCGCTGGACTCCGCTTCCAGCGGTGTGGAGGCGATCGACCGGCAAATTCTGCTGCTTCTGTCCCAGCGCTTCGCCTTGGCGCGCACCTTGGGTGCAGGGGGCTGGGAGGACGAAGCAGAGCGGCGCAAGGGCATTTCCGCGATCCGGACACAGGCCTTTGAACTTGGTGTGCCCGTGGGGCTTGTGGCGGATTTCTGGGACCGATTGGCCGAGGCATCGCTGGCGATGCGCGATCAGACGTTTCGCCTCTAATCGCGGGGATCTCCGGGCTTCGAACCGGGTCTGCGGCGCAACACGCTGAGCACGCCGCGCAAGGTGCGCACTTCCAGATGATTCCAGCCGGGCTTGGTCAGGACCGAGCGCAGCGTGCGCTTGGTCGTGGCGGCGCGGGCTTCGGGTTCGAAGTAGCCGCGAGGTTCGAGCATGGCGCAAAGCTGGTCGAACATGCCGTCAAACTCCTCCTGCGGGGCGGGAGGGAGGATATCCTCGACCGTCGGTTGAACCAGATCGGCGGCATGCTTCGACCATTCGTAGGCACACAGGATCACCGCTTGCGCGAGGTTCAGTGAGCCGAACTCCGGATTGATCGGGACCGTGACGATGGCACGGGCCAGCGCCACGTCCTCGGTTTCAAGACCTGAACGTTCAGGCCCGAACACAAAGGCGCTGCGGCCAGACGCGGTCTTGATGGCCGAGGCGGCCTGTTCAGGCGTCACCACGGGCTTGGAGACGCCGCGCTTGCGCACAGTGGTGGCATAAACGTGCGCGCAGTCGGACACAGCGTTAGCCAGCGTCTCGAACACCTGTGCTTTTTCCAGCACCACATCGGCGCCCGCTGCCGCGGGGCCAGCCGACGGATTGGGCCAGCCGTCGCGCGGAGAAACAAGCCGCAATTCGGTGAGGCCGAAGTTGAGCATGGCGCGGGCGGCCTTACCGATGTTTTCGCCCAGTTGGGGGCGCACCAGCACGATTACCGGCTGGCGATTTTTAGCGTCGCTCACCGGTCGTCGGCCCCGAGTCCGCTGACTTCCTGAACGCTGCTGGCGAATTCCTCGAAATCGCGCGCTTCGGCGAAATCCCGGTAGACGCTGGCGAAGCGGATGTAGGCGACGGAATCGAGCTGGCGGAGGCCTTCCATCACCATCTCGCCAATCGCCTTGGACGGCACTTCGGCATCGCCCATCGTTTCGATCTGGCGCTGAATGCCCGAGACAAGCTGATCCAGCCGCTCCTGCGCAACTGGACGCTTGCGGCATGCGAGCGAAACGGACTGCTCGATCTTCGAGCGATCGAACGGTTCGCGCCGTTCACCGCTTTTGACTACGAGCACTTCGCGCAGTTGCACACGCTCGAACGTGGTGAAGCGCGCACCGCAGCCCTCGCATTGCCGGCGCCGGCGGATCGAGGTGTTATCCTCGCTCGGCCGGCTGTCCTTTACCTGGCTGTTGTCATGGGCGCAGAACGGGCAACGCATCGCTCAGGTCAGCGCTTGATCCGCTGCCAGAACGCAAAGCCTGCGCCTACTGCCAGACCGAGCGGGAGTGACACGACCGGAAGAAGCGCGCCCGCAACCGCGCCGATTGCAGCGCCCGTCAGCACAGGCTTGGTCGAAGGGTGCGACATGCCCTGCTTGGCCATGGCGGAGAATTCGTCTTTGGCGCGGGTGGCGAGATCGTTGTTGTCGTCCATGGAATCAAAGCTCCGGGTAGATGGGGAAACGTGCACACAGATCCGCAACGCGGTCGCGCACTCGCTGTTCCACCTGACCATCGCCCTCTTCGCCATTGCGCGCAAGGCCATCGACCACTTCGACGATCAGCTTGCCGATTGCCCGGAATTCGTCCTCGCGGAAACCGCGCGTCGTGCCGGCAGGCGTGCCGAGGCGGATGCCCGAGGTGACAAACGGCGAGCGCTTGTCGAACGGCACGCCGTTCTTGTTGCAGGTCAGCCAGGCGCGATCGAGGCCCTTTTCCGCTGCCTTGCCGGTCACGTCCTTTGCAGTGAGATCGACCAGCATGAGGTGATTGTCAGTCCCGCCCGAAACGATGCCGAGGCCGGCTTCGGTGATGCTCTCGGCCAGCGCCTTGGCATTGGCGACGATCTGGTGAGCATAGGCCTTGAATTCGGGGCGCAGCGCTTCGCCAAAAGCGACCGCCTTGGCCGCGATCACGTGGACCAGCGGGCCACCCTGCATGCCGGGGAAGACGGCCATGTTGAACTTCTTGGCCAGATCCTCGTCATTGGTGAGGATCACGCCCGAGCGCGGGCCTCGAAGTGACTTGTGCGTGGTCGTGGTGACCACATGGGCATGCGGGATCGGCGAGGGATGCGCACCGCCGGCAACGAGGCCCGAGATGTGCGACATGTCGACCAGCAGCCATGCGCCGATTTCGTCAGCGATGGCGCGGAAAGCAGCCCAATCCCACGTGCGCGAATAGGCGGTGCCGCCTGCGATGATCAGCTTGGGTTTGTGCTCGCGAGCAAGGCGGGCAACTTCGTCCATGTCGATCTGGTGATCGTCGGCACGCACGCCGTAAGGGATCGGCTTGAACCACTTGCCGCTCATGTTGACGGGGCTGCCGTGCGTCAGGTGGCCGCCCGAGTTGAGGTCGAGACCCATGAAGCTGTCGCCCGGCTGCAACAGCGCAAGGAACACGGCCTGGTTCATCTGACTGCCCGAATTGGGCTGGACGTTGGCGAAGTTGCAGCCGAACAGTTGCTTGGCGCGCTCAATCGCCAGCGTCTCGACCACGTCGGCATATTCGCAGCCGCCGTAATAGCGCTTGCCCGGATAGCCTTCAGCGTACTTGTTGGTAAAGACCGAGCCCGTCGCTTCGAGCACGGCGAGGCTGGTGATGTTTTCCGACGCGATCAGTTCGATCTTGGTCTGCTGGCGGTTCAGTTCCCCACGGATTGCCGCGAAGACTTCGGCATCCGACTGTTCCAGATGCTGCGTGAAGAAGCCGGCCTTGCGGATTTCCGGCGCTGCGGTTGCAGTGGTCATCGTATGGGGCTCCTTCAGAAAACAGGATTGGAAAGCTTTTCGACGCGGCCTGCGTGGCGGCCTCCGCCGAATTCAGTCGAAAGAAATGCGTCGAGGCAGGCCTTGGCCATGTCTTCGCCGGTCAGGCGGGCGCCCATGGCGATCACGTTGGCATTGTTGTGCTCGCGGGCAAGTTCTGCAGAGAGCGGCTCGGAAACAAGTGCGCAGCGGCAGGCGGGATCGCGGTTGACCGCGATGGAAATGCCGATACCGGAGCCGCACAGCGCCACGCCAAATTCGGCGGTGCCATCGGCAACAACCGAGGCAAGCTTGTAGCCGAAATCCGGGTAATCGACCCGGTCGGCGGTTTCAGGACCAAGGTCGGCGACCTCGTGGCCCTGCTCGATCAGATACTCGCGCAAGGTCGCCTTGAGGTCGACAGCGGCGTGATCGGAAGCAATGGCGATACGCATGGGATCCGTTTCGATTGCGGTTATACGGGAATCGTTGGCGGCCCCATAAGCTGTCACATCGCAACAAGCCACCGCAAATCGCGCCTGTGGGGCTGCCCGTTAGGGTGATCCGGACAGGAATTGTAACAGCTGTGATAGTCGCAGGGGCGCTCCCGGATTGCGCGAGACTGCGGGTGAAGGTAGACGGCGCGGGCTTTCGCGGGCTGGGGCTCCGTGAGCAAGCAGACAACGGGGACGGGTGAAGATGCCGCAGGAACATGTACTAATTGCCGGAGGCGGCATCGGCGGCTTGACGCTGGCGCTTACGCTTCACCAGATCGGCGTGTCCTGCACGGTTCTCGAGGGCGTGCGCGAATTGAAACCCTTGGGAGTTGGCATCAATCTGCAGCCCAATGCCGTGCGCGAACTGGAAGATCTCGGTATCGGTGAGGCTGAACTTGACGCGGTGGGTATTCCCGCAAGCGAATGGGCCTTGGTCGGACTGAACGGCAAGGAAATCTATTCCGAGCCACGTGGAAAGCTCGCTGGCTATACCTGGCACCAGTACGCCGTGCATCGCGGCGAGTTTCACCTCTTGCTCCATCGCACGGTCGTTGATCGGCTTGGCTCTGACGCGGTCAAGCTGGGGCACAAGGTCACCGGCTATCGCAAGGAAGTGGATGGCACTGTCACCGCACTTGCCGAAAAGGCTGACGGCACGAGCGCCGAATTTTCGGGCACATTGCTGATTGGAGCGGACGGCATACATTCGGCTGTTCGCGGGCAGATGCATCCCGGCCAGCCCCCCATTCACTGGGGCGGCACGATCATGTGGCGCGGCACTGCCAAGGGCGTACCGATCCGCACCGGATCGTCGTTCGTAGGCCTTGGGACGAGCCGCCACCGCGTGGTGATCTATCCGATTTCGCAGCCCGACGAAGACGGCAGGTGCGACATCAACTGGATCGCCGAACAGACCTTTGACACCGATCATGACTGGTCGAAGTCCGGTTGGTTCCGGCCCGTGGCCTTGAGCGAGTTCGCCGGTGAGTTCGACGGGTTCATCTATGACTGGCTGGATCTGCCTGCGCTGCTCAAGGGCTCGGACATAGCCTATGAAAACCCCATGATCGATCGCGATCCGTTGCCGACATGGGTTGACGGCCCGGTTGCTCTGATGGGCGATGCAGCGCACCCGATGTATCCGACTGGATCGAACGGCGCGTCGCAAGCGATCGTCGACGCGCGCGTGATCGGGCGGATTATGCTGGATCACGGGGTAACTGCCGATGCGCTTGCCGCGTTCGATACCGAATTGTGCGGACCGATCGGGCAAGTGGCCATGCGCAATCGCGGCGCAGGGCCGTTCGGCCTGCTCAACATGGTGGACGAGCGATGCGGCGGCCGGTTCGACAACATCGACGATGTAATTCCGGCAGACGAGCGCAGTGCCTTCATGCTGGCCTATCAACAAGCGGCAGGCTTCGCCAAGGATAGGTTGAACAGTGCCCCCCGCACCATTCCCGAAGGCGCCCGCGTGGCGAAAGTGCCCGCATGACCGTTGTATTGGAACATGCGACAGACCTGATCGTCGAACTTTCGCGTCCGCATGAAATGGGCGAGTGCCCTGACGGGACGCGGCGGATTATCCCCATCGTGGGAGGGACAGCCAGCGGCCCGCTGCTGTCCGGGCGCGTGCTGAATGTCGGTGCCGACTGGCAGACTGTCCTTTCAGGCGGGATCGCCGATCTCGATGCGCGCTACGCGATCGAGACCGATGACGGTGCGGTAATCGAGATCGTCAGCCAAGGGATTCGCCACGCCTCGCCCGAGGTTCACGCCAGGATCGCAGGGGGTGAGCAGGTTCCGCCTGAGCAATACTACATGCGCACCGCAATCCGTCTTGCTTCAGGTCACCCCGCTTACGCTTGGGTCAACCGCACGCTGTTTCTGGCGAGCGGGGGCAAAGTGGGCAACATGGTCAAGCTGTCGGTGTGGAAGGTATTATAACTGTCAGCCGTGCAGCAGCTGGTAGTGCCTATCGCTTAAAAACATCGTGTTCTTGCGCGTGAGGTCGCCGCTTATCAGATGTTTTCCGCCCCAGCCGTAGGGCTTCAGGCCGAGCTTTCCGAGAATGTGGACGAAAGCGTCGCTAGGGCGCTCGACGATGATTACAGGCTGGCTTCGCCGGATGGTTTCGATGCCACCCATCAGCACCTGTGCTTCAAAGCCCTGAACGTCAATCTTGATGACGTCTGGAGACAGACTCAGCGAATCCAGTGGTTCGATGGCCACTTCGCAGCTTTCGATCTGCATCAGGCCAGGATCGAAACGGGCCATCCGTTCCGGCGTCAGCCAGCCCGCTGCCGCGCCGTGATCCAGCGATGCAAGTCCGTCGTAGCTGTAATTTCGGTATTTCGGGATGTGCAGCAATTGGCGACCGCGAGCAGGGCCAAGCGCGATGTCGAGGACTTCGACGCTGCTATCGCCCGCGAATTTCGCTTCGAGGCGGCGGGCGAGCGCCGGGATCGGTTCGATCGTGACGATGCGCGCCGGACGGGCATAGCGCTTCAGTGCGTGGACGCTCTGGCCCCAGTTGCCGCCGATGTCGATTGCCAGGCCAACGGGGGCGAGTCGGGCAAGTAGACGGAATTCGCGATCGGCGAACAACCCGAGATGCCGCGTTGCTGCATTGTAGGCGGCAGCCTTGGCGGAGCGCAGCACAGGCAAATGCGTCTGCAGATCCCGCAACTGCCGCCGGGCCAAGCGAAGCAACAAGGCTTCGGGACGATACCCCCGGATCAAAGCCGGTCCGGGGGTGTTCGCCTGATCGTTCATCGGACGCTTACTGATCGAGGAACGAGCGCATCTTGCGGCTGCGGCTCGGGTGCTTGAGCTTGCGCAGCGCCTTGGCTTCGATCTGACGGATGCGTTCGCGGGTCACCGAGAACTGCTGGCCGACTTCTTCGAGCGTATGATCGGTGTTCATGCCGATGCCGAAGCGCATGCGCAGCACGCGTTCTTCGCGCGGGGTCAGGCTGGCAAGGACGCGGGTAACCGTTTCCTTGAGATTGGCCTGAATCGCCGCATCCACCGGGATGATCGCGTTCTTGTCCTCGATGAAATCACCGAGATGCGAATCTTCCTCGTCGCCAATCGGCGTTTCGAGAG is a genomic window of Novosphingobium sp. MMS21-SN21R containing:
- the rpiB gene encoding ribose 5-phosphate isomerase B — protein: MRIAIASDHAAVDLKATLREYLIEQGHEVADLGPETADRVDYPDFGYKLASVVADGTAEFGVALCGSGIGISIAVNRDPACRCALVSEPLSAELAREHNNANVIAMGARLTGEDMAKACLDAFLSTEFGGGRHAGRVEKLSNPVF
- a CDS encoding flavin-dependent oxidoreductase, encoding MPQEHVLIAGGGIGGLTLALTLHQIGVSCTVLEGVRELKPLGVGINLQPNAVRELEDLGIGEAELDAVGIPASEWALVGLNGKEIYSEPRGKLAGYTWHQYAVHRGEFHLLLHRTVVDRLGSDAVKLGHKVTGYRKEVDGTVTALAEKADGTSAEFSGTLLIGADGIHSAVRGQMHPGQPPIHWGGTIMWRGTAKGVPIRTGSSFVGLGTSRHRVVIYPISQPDEDGRCDINWIAEQTFDTDHDWSKSGWFRPVALSEFAGEFDGFIYDWLDLPALLKGSDIAYENPMIDRDPLPTWVDGPVALMGDAAHPMYPTGSNGASQAIVDARVIGRIMLDHGVTADALAAFDTELCGPIGQVAMRNRGAGPFGLLNMVDERCGGRFDNIDDVIPADERSAFMLAYQQAAGFAKDRLNSAPRTIPEGARVAKVPA
- the rpsD gene encoding 30S ribosomal protein S4, producing MSKRKSSKYKIDRRLGENIWGRPKSSVNRRSYGPGQHGQRRKSKVSDFGIQLRAKQKLKGYYGDVTEKQFKRTYQEASKMKGDTGQNLIGLLEQRLDMVVYRAKFAPTVFSARQIVSHGHIYVNGVKCNIASRRVRPGDVISLGKKAKEMALIAEAQTLPEREVPDYVATADGDKVTFTRVPTLDEVPYPVKMEPNLVVEFYSR
- the nrdR gene encoding transcriptional regulator NrdR — its product is MRCPFCAHDNSQVKDSRPSEDNTSIRRRRQCEGCGARFTTFERVQLREVLVVKSGERREPFDRSKIEQSVSLACRKRPVAQERLDQLVSGIQRQIETMGDAEVPSKAIGEMVMEGLRQLDSVAYIRFASVYRDFAEARDFEEFASSVQEVSGLGADDR
- the glyA gene encoding serine hydroxymethyltransferase, which encodes MTTATAAPEIRKAGFFTQHLEQSDAEVFAAIRGELNRQQTKIELIASENITSLAVLEATGSVFTNKYAEGYPGKRYYGGCEYADVVETLAIERAKQLFGCNFANVQPNSGSQMNQAVFLALLQPGDSFMGLDLNSGGHLTHGSPVNMSGKWFKPIPYGVRADDHQIDMDEVARLAREHKPKLIIAGGTAYSRTWDWAAFRAIADEIGAWLLVDMSHISGLVAGGAHPSPIPHAHVVTTTTHKSLRGPRSGVILTNDEDLAKKFNMAVFPGMQGGPLVHVIAAKAVAFGEALRPEFKAYAHQIVANAKALAESITEAGLGIVSGGTDNHLMLVDLTAKDVTGKAAEKGLDRAWLTCNKNGVPFDKRSPFVTSGIRLGTPAGTTRGFREDEFRAIGKLIVEVVDGLARNGEEGDGQVEQRVRDRVADLCARFPIYPEL
- a CDS encoding RNA methyltransferase — encoded protein: MSDAKNRQPVIVLVRPQLGENIGKAARAMLNFGLTELRLVSPRDGWPNPSAGPAAAGADVVLEKAQVFETLANAVSDCAHVYATTVRKRGVSKPVVTPEQAASAIKTASGRSAFVFGPERSGLETEDVALARAIVTVPINPEFGSLNLAQAVILCAYEWSKHAADLVQPTVEDILPPAPQEEFDGMFDQLCAMLEPRGYFEPEARAATTKRTLRSVLTKPGWNHLEVRTLRGVLSVLRRRPGSKPGDPRD
- a CDS encoding DUF3237 domain-containing protein — protein: MTVVLEHATDLIVELSRPHEMGECPDGTRRIIPIVGGTASGPLLSGRVLNVGADWQTVLSGGIADLDARYAIETDDGAVIEIVSQGIRHASPEVHARIAGGEQVPPEQYYMRTAIRLASGHPAYAWVNRTLFLASGGKVGNMVKLSVWKVL
- a CDS encoding chorismate mutase — its product is MMHERPPRPEHSAPLDSASSGVEAIDRQILLLLSQRFALARTLGAGGWEDEAERRKGISAIRTQAFELGVPVGLVADFWDRLAEASLAMRDQTFRL
- a CDS encoding FkbM family methyltransferase — encoded protein: MNDQANTPGPALIRGYRPEALLLRLARRQLRDLQTHLPVLRSAKAAAYNAATRHLGLFADREFRLLARLAPVGLAIDIGGNWGQSVHALKRYARPARIVTIEPIPALARRLEAKFAGDSSVEVLDIALGPARGRQLLHIPKYRNYSYDGLASLDHGAAAGWLTPERMARFDPGLMQIESCEVAIEPLDSLSLSPDVIKIDVQGFEAQVLMGGIETIRRSQPVIIVERPSDAFVHILGKLGLKPYGWGGKHLISGDLTRKNTMFLSDRHYQLLHG